Part of the Tribolium castaneum strain GA2 chromosome 4, icTriCast1.1, whole genome shotgun sequence genome is shown below.
TTAGGTTTAGCGTTTCAGTTAGTTGACGATCTTCTCGATTTTGTCTCGAGTTCTGCAGCCATGGGAAAGCCCACAGCAGCCGACCTGAAGCTGGGCCTGGCCACAGCGCCCGTGCTCTTCGCTTGCGAAAAAGTGCGTAACGTAGTCAAATTTTGGAGGATATACTTTTTGTATATCCGCCAAAATTTTAGTAGTTTGGACATATTTCAACTTTGTATTCGCAGTTTCCTGAACTGAACCCGATGATAATGCGGCGGTTCCAAGAGCCTGGGGACGTGGAAAGGGCGTTTGACCTCGTCCACAAATCGCGAGGGCTGGAGCAGACGCAGTATTTGGCCAAGCAGCACTGCCAGGAGGCCGTGAGGCTTGCAAACCTTCTGGAGGAGAGTCCGTACCAAAAAGGACTGATAGTTGCGGCTGATTATGTACTAAACCGCATGAAATAGTACACGAGGGTAGTACTTGTGTTGAGTAGGTGTTCTAGTTATGAAATTTACTTCGATAGGTGACGTTAGttgtatatttttgtatttgtatgACTATACAGCTCGATATTTATCACATCGGCATTTCAAGACCAGTGTCTTCTATGTTAGAAAATTTGATATTATTACACTTTGAATAAACTAGTTGTTACTGTTGTGTGTGTAAGTGTGTGAACCAAAAAACGAATGAGTCACTACTGTTATAAATATCCAGTCATGCCTAGGATAAGATTTTGATGATGGTATAACGCTTACATTTACTGCcaggatttatttttatttattcagcaTACCTACACAGgggttatttattttgattcgttaataaaatgttaaaagaaGTAATTTGGTGTCTGTTTTAAACCGATAGTTGCTAGTAGGTGCGCTCAATAGATTTGAATATGTTTCAtgtatataattttaaaagtattaaagatatttatgttaaaaataatatattaattaCTTGTAATTTTGTTGATGAATCTGATGTATATAAGTTCTTTAACAAGTGTTATTATTCCGTCAATAATTACGAGCAATGTTTGCACAAATGATGTATATAAGCAGTTTTGTTAcaattattatgtaaaatatgATATCTAATATGTATATTTTGATTTATCTAcatgtaaaatttattaataaagtgaACAACTGGTGGGTTTGATATGGTTTTGTTGAATGACACGAAGAATCGAttcctaaaataaaatacgaaATATAATACGTAACTTCTTATTTTACTATCTTCTGAAAAAATAGAGCTTAACGAGCAAggaaattattcaaattgttTTCCTGTCTAAAGCAAAACACACTGAGCTTCTCAACTTTGGAACGGagccttaaaaatttaatttctgctTTATGGGGcttctgacaaaaaaaaacgcctAACATTTCATCGCATACCTTTTTTAAGTCTGCAAGTGTACAAAAATACACTGAACGATCCGATGaggtaaaatttccaacaaaaaactgaagaaaaacttctttaaaagTGCTATTCACACATTTGGAAGATTATCAGAGGTATAGCTATATCCAGAGCGACGAAGCAGGAATATGTGAAAACACAAAGTTTGTCTTACGTAAATACTTGggaaaaaaactagaaaaaaatccgCACATTTTGACGGATGAACTCCAGGACAGCGGAATGGGCTGCAAAACAGCAGTGTCTTAAAAACAACTGATAAAGAGAACTTGAGAAAGTATACAGATAcgtacttttgaaaaaaagttattttagtagaaaaataAGTCAAATCATTAtagaaaattgctaaaataaaGGCCtgaagttattaaaaataaaacatatttatATTGAAGATTTAAATGTCGTCACACTGTGAGGAAAGCTATAGTACCATGTGgatacaaaatataaaaagtctACACTGTATTTGAAACAAAGTTGATACTAAGAACAATTTCTACATTGATTGATCTTTTGTAAGGTTTCCTCAAAgctaaaatgatttttttgtgtatcTACACAATAATACGCAATCTAAACAAgtcacaataattattatgacatgaaaaaaataagattaagATCCCTATCTGAGCGTTCCACGCTCTTTTAGTAAGACGTTGTTATGTTGGTTGCAGATAACATTTTATATcagctaaataaaaatataaaattattcaCATTATTCAGCATTTGGAATTATTAACGAACAAGcatttttgatattaattttccgaaattattttgttaagtaTTGAATTCAAttgaatttataaaagaaaaagagcTTCCGTATTCTTCTTTTCCAATGGAAGCAACATGTAAACTTTGAAAGAAACAATTAGGACAATTAATCATCGCAATGTTGTTTTGGTCTTGCGTTGGGCCCGCGATAAGGATCTCTCAAAGTTTGTGCCTGTATAAGGAGtggataatttaaattttgcttcATTCCATTAAGCGCTTCGTGCTCTATCAAGTCCTAAATCTAAAGAGAAAAAATAGATTTCCATAGTTCATACCAAGCAATAAATATCTTTGGTTTACCTGTCATATCTAATtctaaagtaatttattgcaaaCTATTTTTACAAAGTTACTCGATTAGAACCGCCTGTCCTCACGAACTGTTCCAATATTTGAACGACTGTCTAAAGGGGTTGGGGGTTGAGATTCCACCACAAGGGTTGGAATCGGTGCCCGTCACGAGTAGAACGTATTCTACATTTCATCTTCTCCAACCTCTATTTCTTTGTCGCTTTCATTAACAGTTTAGCGACGATAGAGTTCactgatttttcgaaaaaatgctACTAAACGAGAAGAAATTGAGCGGGAAGGCGCTAGGTGAGCGTATATACAAAGAGGGTATCGAGCTGTGGAAGAGGCAAAAAGAGTTCgcaagattaaaaaaactcaaagaACAACAAGAGgtaattgaacaaattttgtttcgcaaaataattgtatttcagATACGGGAGATGTTGGAAAAGTATTATCCGTTCGGCCAAGGCACCGACATGAAGCCCAGGGGCTTGCGGAATTTACGATTGGAGGGTTTATTTCCCAATAAAGATTACTTGAACGTAGGTTGCGTTCGAGACAATTCGTATTGATTGTGATAATTGTGTGATTAAGGCCAAACGCTTTGTGGGCACTTTGGATTTGGGTCGACCTGGAGGAGGTGCTCCTATGGTTTCCGAAGGAAAGAAAATCACAAGGACGCGAGAAGATCCTTTACTGCGGTTTCAGTTTGGGAGTCACGACCTCAGACGGTGTGTGGACAACACGCTGAGGTACAAGACGAACAAAACGGCGCAAGAGGAATACAGGAAAGAACTAGGTCAGATGCTAGATTTAAATATCATCCGCATTAATTGAATCTTATCTCATAATTAACAAGTAATTTGCGGTTCCTTTGTTCGCGGTTCTTTACGCAACTTTTTGCCAAAGGGTAGAAAATGGTACACCTACGATGTTACGGTTCTAAATTGCTTTGGTAAGACAGAACGTGACTGAAAAATTCCGACTAGGTTTTTTAAGTGTTGAGAAATGCTCTCGCTTAATAAATTCAGATTCCTGGTATCGTTAAACACAGTCATTAAGTTCTTACCAAATACTCactaatataattaaaaaatcaaataattattacgaAAGTGGAATTTTattgtcaataatttaaatttatttctgtttCATAAATCGAAATCTGGgtattaaataaactaaatccTATTGATTTTCGGGTCAATATTCCGCGCACACGTTTCGTTTAgacttatatatttttgcgtgatattcttattatttaagaaaattaaaaattgattcgCAGAAATACAAAAGTTCATCATATATTTGAATAATCCTGACCCTTTTATCGCATAATCTTGATCCTGAAACGGTTGACATCGTTTCTCAAgatcttaatttattgttacgaAAAGTCCTGACTTTCATGTCATgagctgaaatttttttcatattttttcctCTTTAACTGCAGTCTGAAAATCTTGAATTCAAGACCTCATAAATTGTGTTTATCTTCCGGAGAGATACGCACTGAAGGTTAAATTATTCGCTCTGCGGATTTAATTagtgtttctcattttttccgaaaaatatTTGCTGTGTATTTTCTAAAGATGTTAACTcagttcttatttttttttacaaaatgctATTTAATACGTAGGTTATAACACAATTGTAcgaacaaaatataaatttgtttaagaGAAAAAGTGCTAATTAATCTTGTTCTTTGTTAAAGCACACACTGAAGTAAAgaatatgaatatttttcttgaattAAATATTGCTTAACTAAAAATACCGAAACTATTGTAAATTATGAGCTTGGGGGGGATGTTAGCACATTCGACCTTTTGGCGTTTTCAAATTTGGCAATGACAAACCTAATAAAATTTACTGTATTGTCAATTTAATTGGGCaatgattataattttttctttattcaaattaatgtTAATATGAGCGAAGTAATAAAACGAAAGAAGTAAACAGTATTTCTCACTTATTACTTTAcaatgtttgaataaaaacgtgtccaatataataataatcactCCGCACTTTTCCTGATTAAATTCAACACCTGTGCAATCTAAAATCTATTTGTTCGGAAGAAAGTGACATTGTCGAAATTTCACGCATGTACATTACGCATTGATCACGTCttaaagaatttaaataagcCGCATCCTTCTTGTAGAGAAAGCTAATCTCATAAGAAATGTAAACAAGGCGAAGCAACAATTTTCTTCCATTACTACATGAGtgaatttcatttattcagGCGCATTTTTTTACGGAAAATTAACATCAATTTAACGTGTTACATAAGCTCAAATTTGTACCGGAATTAATTTAACGACTTAATTATATACTCTAAAAATGTGCCTCAACTTCGAGAAAATTTCATTTGAGAAAATCTTCTCGTCATCTCTGTGATTGACACAATGACAAGAAATTTCATAAGCTTACATGGATTTATTGGTGTTAGCATCTACTAATTTTAATGATCCAGCTTTGTTCAAACGTCGCTTAACGCCAACAACAAAGATTAATTATTGACTGATTACGACAGACTAAATCGTTGGTGTTAACACCATGAACTTtctgatttttatcaaaagtatcgccaggtttttaatttatttattatgcgTTCGAAGACAAACTGGTCGAAGAAAAGCGGAAAATTGAGGAACAGCGCAGAATGGAAGAGCAAGAAAGCATCCGAAAACAGGTACGTTATTTCCGGACCTGCTAAtggtttttgacaatttttgaagtttttgaaAACACCGCCCTGGGGCAAGCAAGGACCAGGTGGTTTCGCTTGGAGAAAACCGAGCTCAATTggacacaattttttcaaatctttGGTAAGCTACACACAAAAACATGTGTAGCttgctattaatttttgactagaTGTAGTAACAAATTTGCTAAACCATCGTTCAGTTGTGGCAAATTTCAGGGTTGGTCGACTGAAAATACACTAAAGCAACTGGacggtgaaaaaaataataaaacaaccgacaagaataataattgtaaaaaaacaaattgtaatAAGACGAGGAAATACGACCCTGTTTTCTACCCTTGTAAAAACGTGTACACCGGttcaaaaaacagaaaactcTCTCCCTTACCGGACGGTAAGGAAAACGGGATTGAGTTGGTGCCAATTTTGGCCAAACAAAGGCGTTTTCCTCTAAAAGTTCCTCTCGACTCCACAGATGTGAccaatcagaaaaaaatttagtgagtaaagaaaaaaaagatgcAATTTATTCGTGAAAATTGTAGTTTATCATCGCTTTGGCATCGGCAGGGCTCCGCATATTTGCGCGACTTAACCCAGCAAATGACCTATAAGCAGCAAAAGCAAAAGGTAACATGCACCACTGCACAGATAGATTTATTAGAGGTTTATCTGCACGCGTTATTGATTGTTTAATTGCCAGTAATTAACTTGCTTTGGTCAGGAAATGAAAGCAGAAGACGACGAAACTATACGACACCACTTCGACACGTGGAATGGGTTCTGGGGACGGCCAGGTCACGGTGCCCCCAAGTCAACGGTCAAAAAACAGAGACTGGATCGACTGCTTTATCCTCAAATGGTTCCCATCAGCGTGCACTAACAAGGTATAACACTTAAAACGAAATTTGGTAATTTCGAGCCATCAATCTTTGGATAGCAATGGCTCCGAGATATTTGTTTCCAGAAAGTAACCTTGTTTCGAAAAAATGTTGCTCTCGAGATTTTCTCGCAAAACAATAGAAATAATTCGTAATTAGCAAATATTCTGTTCTTGTAACCTTTTTTATTGCAATGTGCGAGTACATACAATCATTTTTCTGCTTCAAGCATCTGCATGACAGGCTATAATGAGTAGCTTAGTCAACAATTCGTCGAAAATGACGAGATGTGACAAGACAAAACGTGAGGTCAAAAGGTAGGAGAGAAGTTATTCCGAGGTGCAGTGAAACTGtcaagtttattattttttcaaacgacGACTTAATTAATGGtttgtgaaattaaattagaaaaaaataataatttgcgaTTACCAGAGGTgtcaaaattattgattttgaaacaattaCGGCTTGCGCAACATCTAATGTACCCAATTTTGGAAGAACTGTGCTAATAATTAGcagcattttttaattgaaagaaagatatttattattttgtggtATGTGTGCTTTTACTCGTAAACCATATGTGTTGTGACAATCGTGACATTTGATCTAATAACTTGCCTCCGAATGGTAAGAATAAAAGTCTGAAAGAATCGTTATGTAATTACAAGCCTAACACAGAAAGGAAGTGAAGTTGCAACGAtaggaaaacattttttctccTTATTAGATGACTTAAAGAAATTTGATTGAAAGCTTAGAAACTACTTATTGTCTCAAGTGTTTTATCCTACAAAtaagtgaattaatttttagaaacaaTAGGTGGGTGAATTTAAAAGTGGATTAATAACCACTCATATTCATTCATAAATCATTTTTGGATTTGGTAACCTTATAGAGGAAAGAGAATAATATATATTATCCTGAGCCACAATCAGATTGTGCCAACCTCctgtcattaaattataacgttacaacaataaataatctaaaaaaacaaataagagTTTTTGAATATAATTAACATTTCAAGTGAATGGTTCTGTTCTCTAATCACCGAGGGCAGTTCTCACGGGTGCTCCttggttttaaaaacaaactttgTCCAAATTTATGCTTAATTATCAAATATTGGCTATGAAAGCAAGGTTTTGTTCACACCGATATTGTGTGGGTCGAGACGAATATCGAAACATTTTACGATTTTCTACAGCtttctaaaaactaaaagacgCTTGCGATGACTGCCATAAGAAGACAAAGAAagcaaaatgatttttaatagaaataaaataagtggGAAATTCTGTTTAATTTTGCATTGTTCTGGTTCGAGGATTCGTGAACTTTTAAAGATCACACTTTCGATAGTGTGTAAAATTTTCAGGTAAGTACGAAAAATACATTCGTAAAATTGTGAGACAGGTAGGTGTGCCCCTCAcactgttaaaataataagggGGTCAATCACAAAGATGCGTATACCCCGGTAAAGAGCTGATCTTCACTAGTGAAATCACACGGCATATCACTTCTTCTTCAGTCTTTAACCGACAGTGTTGGTGGGTGCTCCACAGTGTCTTCCTTGGATCATTCCTTTTCACTTCACCGCAATGCGTTGGGTAATTATTTCTCTGATTAACACTAGTGTTTGAAGTGCTAATTACGAGCTCTTCACCGATTGAGTCTGCGTATCCTGGTATTTAATTTCGCCCAATTTTGGTGGAAAAATTTAGCAAACACAGGCAGCgatttatttgtttgtaaaCATTTGATCGGTGTTgctgattaatttttatatccgAATACACGGTTCCAGTTCACGTATCagcgaaaaattaattaacttccTACATGCGGCTCGAAAATCGTGATCTTTTGCTTCGAAAACTGTAATTAGGAAAATTGGGAGGGGCTTGTTATGGTCATGCGAGAAAATAGCTTTACCAAAATAGCAAAACTCAGAAATTTGCTTGCCATTGTAGTCAATGATGTGTATGCTCCAAGTCAGTGAAAgcacttattttattattattattaaatagagATTTTATTCACATTTTCCATTTCTCATGAGCGGCGCCTAATTAACTCACTGTGCACAGGACGAAAACTGCTAAAAATCTGGAACGTCGGTGCATTGCATTGTCTTGTCAGTCAGTGACACGAATAATAACTTTGGTGGTAATTAAAGGGTGTTGCAACGACGTGCAAATGGGTTAAACGTAGGCAACGATTTTATCTCAAACTTTTAAGGAAGAATTTCCTCCATTATATTGCTAAATTTTTAAGCATTGTTTCACAAATTCGATAATCGTGCCAAAGCGCTGTTTAGGGGTATCATTGCCTAATGCGGCAGCTATTGTCTCTTCCAGATCGAAAGTCCATAAAGTCTTCAAACAATAAGCTATGggataaatatttacaaagtaTGATTGCGTgacatttagaaaaaagcaCTTGTCTCTGGTTTGGTACCGGCGGTACCCAATTTGTTCGAAGATGAGCTGGAGAAAGTGACGGATACAcatttaaatgcatttctttagTTTCTCCTCTACACATGTCATTTAAGGTCAATTTTCAAGGTGTGCACTATTATTTTCGCAATTTGCCAGCTCAATCGGAAGAACTTTTCCCGGCTTACAGCCGTGTAAATGTAAATTCTAAAGGAAAATAACAAAGAATCCACGATACCATCATGCAAATTAGCAAGTCTCGTAACAGTGGCTAAGATAAAAAACGTGATTGTTGCAGTGCAATACCATTTTTCTTTAGTATTTTGGGCTAAAAATAAACTTCtgctatttaaataaatctgaGTAAAGAGCGAGAGTTCACGCAGAGGTCAGACGTGTACCGAATGAGAgtgaaaagaaataaatacgTGAGGAAGCTTTCGGAGCAGATTGTAGATGTTCGTTAGAATTTGCGATTTTCACCACTTTCCCGACGATACACCTGCTATAAATattcattaattatttgataTAAATCACGAAGACTGCAAACTGGTGGACTACTGgtacttaaaatttgtttactatttttaaaccaattgtggtgtaattttgttttgacaGTCACAAAATATTACGTGATGTAAACATACATCAAGCCGTATGATCCAGATACACATTTTGCATTAGTTACGTTTGGTTTGGTTTCCTTATTGTCGCACAATTACAGGAAATGTATTAAAGCCAATATACATACAAATAGATTTGGGacaatttattattcttaaaaaaatagtatgtgTCTgaaagatttaaaatatattggAGGGCGCTGTTCATGGACGATTTTGGTTTCCGGATACTAACTGATAATTACTTCCAATCttttcctgaaaatttttgctgagtaaatgataaaaaagttttagtgTTTCTGAAACAACGATCAAATGCAAATTCATGATAATACAAACAAGATTATAGACAGTTAGACATCTCTTTTAACAATGTCTGACCCATCTGATGATATCTacaattgttattataaatattgtgTTTTGGGCGGTGTATTGCACTACCACAAAACATTCGTAACTATTTCTGCACAATCACGCTTACAAGCATTGTGTCTTActcaaaagaaaataattattataatataatattaatgGTGAGTTCAATTAAGCTTTTAATGGTTTTTCGTACCCTGAAACAGTAGAAAGTTTAATGGATAAATTTAAACATCTGATCTATCTATTTCGATTAAAAGCTTCAGCGATTAATAAAGCTTCTGATGACCCCAGCTGtaagaattttaattgaacCGTAATTGAATCACCACTAATTGTGTAGAAATCGACGCCACGTGTAAGGTCTAATCACTTCCATGAGATGAGCTTTCGACTTATTAATCTTAACTTAGTTGACAATTTATTTCGCCCGAAACTttctattatttaaattcaacgTGGGGgactttattgtattttaattcaGGCATCGAAAGTTATTACTTCATTATTCAATCAGTGGTATTCTTTCTTACGTCCGAATGTCAATGCTAACGAATTCAACTGGCATTTGTAGAATTTCTATTTTATCGTTTGGAAAAGCTACAGTTTTGCGCTCAGAATTTTGATTTAGTAGATTAGTTAATATTGGAATTTTACAAAGTGATGAACAGGATGTGTGACAGGATGCCGCTTTCTAAAGGAACGAAAAAgttacaacaattaaaaattctttggtGAACTTTGAACTTCTCTTCAGTTTGGTAATAGCGAGATGTAATGTAGGCTTATTTATGGTTAGAAAACTCGTTCGTAACGATTCCCCGCGAGAAAAAGTTGCTTAGTACCAAACAAAATAACATCCAATGATTCTTCCTTAAATTTATTAGCATAGAGCGTGTAATTAATACGGTGTGATTAACAGAATAACCCACTTTACCATGCCATGTTCAGGTGCTTTATTCTACGAATTAGACATGCactacattattatttaaataagagCTGTTATTAAGACGTGAGAAAGATTTTAACAGCTGATAATTGTTATTGCTGCTTCCAACCTGCGGTACAACacttcttaattaatttctgaaattgaaCATAATCGTATTgagataattttcaaacttttactttCTTTGTAACATTGAGTTGTTACTTTTTTGTATTCCAATCAAGTTACTcgtgtaaattaataaaaacttccacataaagaatttttctaaaaatatggAATACGAATTTAGGGctttttgttagttttatgATTGAAAGTACTGAAAGCGTgctcgttttatttttgtatcagaacttttaataataaagagTTGTATTATTCAGAAAGTTTATATTCAGGTGTTGTTTCGGTTCCAATTAAGGAAGAGCGAAAGAGATTATTAATATACCTGGCACAGCAAACTTGAAAATAGCGTCATTAGTTGAAGTATAAAACAAGTAGAGTTCGCTATTGTTAAAACTTTATTCAGAATTTAtgcaagtttgaaattaaacatCCTacttaattaagtgtttcatCTGGAAGCATATTAAAGAGATACGgacgattttttctaattggtTAAAAATGAAAGCCTCGTTATATCCGCAATTAATCCCCATCTTTCACGTTTTTGCCACATGAATAACACAACAGGATGAGTTATTGCaggtaataattttaacaggaATGTTCCTCGGAGCAATTTGTCACTGCCAATTATCCATTAATTTGGATTTATAAAACTGCAACGGACTCAAAAGTGTGTACGAAATAATACAACCAATAGAAACACCCtgggttaaattttaaaaatagtcaaacatagtcaagaatattttttttttggctgaTAAGTGAGGTACAAATGGGAAAACTTATGGTATTCGCTGACGAA
Proteins encoded:
- the LOC103315243 gene encoding uncharacterized protein LOC103315243 isoform X3; amino-acid sequence: MLLNEKKLSGKALGERIYKEGIELWKRQKEFARLKKLKEQQEIREMLEKYYPFGQGTDMKPRGLRNLRLEGLFPNKDYLNAKRFVGTLDLGRPGGGAPMVSEGKKITRTREDPLLRFQFGSHDLRRCVDNTLRYKTNKTAQEEYRKELDKLVEEKRKIEEQRRMEEQESIRKQGWSTENTLKQLDGEKNNKTTDKNNNCKKTNCNKTRKYDPVFYPCKNVYTGSKNRKLSPLPDGKENGIELVPILAKQRRFPLKVPLDSTDVTNQKKIYLSSLWHRQGSAYLRDLTQQMTYKQQKQKEMKAEDDETIRHHFDTWNGFWGRPGHGAPKSTVKKQRLDRLLYPQMVPISVH